TGTGAGAAGGCTCTCAAGCGCAGACCcagttaagacaacgtatgctagacctcccgacattcgcAAATAATTCGcacctttcaaaaaaataaataacaaagtgaaaacaacaacaataaaaataaaaccaataaATTTAGATGAAATAGGACATAAAAAGAAACATTGTTTTAAGATTTTTCTATCAGCAGCCTAACATCTAATGTGCAGTTATCCCCATAAATGTTGTTTAGTGACATGACCAATTACTTAACTCCCatgtttaatatatataagcataaGTTGTCGAGTGAGAAGACCGATCTTAGTAGTAGTTTACTTGAATAACAATTACTGAACAATACAAGCTTATACCATGTGTATCATCATACCAAAGTTGTAATTACATATCTTGAACACCATTAATTAGTTTTTGACATGATAGCATACAAAAGGAAATACAAGGCTAGAGTATTCTAAACGAGATAGAAGACTACAAATCCTGACAAACAGGGGCGGAACCAAAGGGGGGTCAAGAGGGTCAGTTGACCCTCCGATCACCAGAATTCATTGAATGTTCATATAGAACATCAGAGTGTTAAAGAAACAAACATAAAATGGACTCCTAATTTTTAACATGTAAAGAAAATAAGCTTATGATGACCCCCGACTGCCATTGCTGACAAAGTTAAAGATGAACACACATAGTAAATTCATGTCGCTCCTTCAGATCCAGGAATTTCGGGGAGCTGATGAAACACTCGAGCGCAGACATACACTGAGCAAAAAGCTTGTAACGTCGTCAAGAACAACATAAACAAAGCAGCCAACAACGTTAAAAGCTGCCAAGATGCAAACACATATGTCTTCAAATACTTGGATGATTTCACTCTCCATGTTTCACCATACATCTTATTCACATCTGCAACCACTTTATCCATCTTCGGCACTTTCGTCAACTTCACAGATTTACTCATCCCATTCCATAAGTCAGCAACCTCTTTATCACTCTTCAAATGGTTCAAAACTATACCTCTTTCCCGCAAATACTTTGCGTCCTCTTCTGTGTCGATTATCCCATTCATTAACTCGGTGTAACGAGCCATGACTAATGGTCCCGCTGCAACGCATGCTTCGTACGCCACCAGGTTTCTCAAATATACCTCTGTGTTCACATCCAGTTCCACCACTGGGAGGTACAATGTAAATGTTTTGACATCAAAACTAATGTCGGATATTCCACCATTAACCGGTGAGAAAATGATTCCGGCTTTAGCCATTTCAGTAACCGACGGGATAGTTATCTCTTCTATTTTTGGCGTTTTCGACTCACCACTTTCGTCGTTTGATTTCTCTTGTCCGTCTTCACCGCGGAAATTTTTGAACATTTGTTCGATGGGTTCTTTCAAGAGCTTTAGTATTGGAAGGCTGGATATGATCCTCCATGGAAGTTTGGTTACCAAAATGACTGGTCTCCCGAAAATAATTCTCTTGGAAATTCTTATCATACCAGCGTTTGATTTGGAGAGGATTTTCCATATGTAATTTGTGAACCGTCGAAGATCACTAGGTTTTGCAAAAGACTCCTCTTGATCACCATCACATGCTTCCTCAGTAATACCTGTTAGGGGTATAAATTGTAATTAGCTAATATACTTTGTTAGTTACAATTAGTTTGATAGTTTTTGTAGGTCAAGTGACTTTAttaataacattttttttttgaaaagactTTATTAATAACATAACACTTGATTTGATTTGAGGTACTTGAACTAATTTAATATCATGTGCGCCTTAATGATTTTTATAtctcctttgtttttaattttaaatcATCCTCAATAAAGTTATTTGgtagaataaaaaaaaatatattttttttatttataaacaataatTAATTTTTTACATTATTATATTTCTTGTATACAATGctaatatttatacaatatattttACAAAGATATAATTGGGTCTTTATAATAAGTTACTAAAACATGATTCTTTTAGTTACTTGGATTAAAAATAAACTCAAGTTAAACGCAAAATGTTCTATAAATGAGAGTTAAAGAGAAGACTAAATTACGGTTTTTGCcactgtggttatatcacttttccCCTTTTAGTccaaaaaaagaattttttaacatctgagcccccagcgtattttttttctaactcttttggcccctaacatttaatggatgtgggttagtgttaggggccaaaatggttttaaaaaaaCGTTGGTGGCTCAGATGACaaaaaattctttttgggctaaaagggtaaaagtgatataaccatataggctaaaatcgtaatttactctaaatagaATAAAGATGTTTTAAGAAAATAGCGAAATATGGGAGCTAGTAAGTGAGTGTTTTTATCCTTTATTGAGTTGGAGATGGTACTCTTACTTAGTTATATCACATATTAAGTTGTACACTTTCTCTACGTTGTAGATCAGATTTTGTTAGAGTTGATACAAAATTTACAATATATACCTTCATACTCGATCTCAATCACCTCATCTATATGAAGCTCTTTATTGTTCGGCACGGTCATGTGGTAGAGAAAGTCGAGAATATGATCACAATCGTCGATATCAACATCAGCCAATTCTTGTTCATGAAAAGGGGACAACTCATGGTACAACCCCATCAACATCGACTTCAGTTTCTCTCCAGGAGACTTATCATCACTCTCCTTACGTTGATGCTCCAACATATTCTTGATCAAGAACAACGGGATTTGATTCTCCAACATCACCAAATCACGAAGAATCGCCACGTGAGATAGTTTCTTCCCTGTAGCGTCCACCAAATGAGACATTGAGGATGTAACTCTCGTGAGTGTCTGACCCTCTTGTTTCATGGAATACACCATGAGAAACTCAAGTAAAAACGCCATGTCAACAGCCATCATCCACACTAGTGTGTCACCGGACATCTCCAGAAGCTTATGGTAGCTAGCTCGAATTCGAAGCTCGTCATGTTTCTTCATTATATCCACGATCCGTTCAAAGCTAACATTCATGTATTTTTGGGTTCTTCGTGCAGCAGCAAGCTTGTACCTGGTTAGCA
This is a stretch of genomic DNA from Helianthus annuus cultivar XRQ/B chromosome 16, HanXRQr2.0-SUNRISE, whole genome shotgun sequence. It encodes these proteins:
- the LOC110916701 gene encoding putative UPF0481 protein At3g02645, which translates into the protein MLYIYICVWLEQNTSNTPSTSSIFNAISMNSSHGFLKMDIDEDKWVEGMRKSLVEQDEEIGKIPVCIFTVPKILLATDPNSYIPQQVALGPFHHWRPEVYDMQRYKLAAARRTQKYMNVSFERIVDIMKKHDELRIRASYHKLLEMSGDTLVWMMAVDMAFLLEFLMVYSMKQEGQTLTRVTSSMSHLVDATGKKLSHVAILRDLVMLENQIPLFLIKNMLEHQRKESDDKSPGEKLKSMLMGLYHELSPFHEQELADVDIDDCDHILDFLYHMTVPNNKELHIDEVIEIEYEGITEEACDGDQEESFAKPSDLRRFTNYIWKILSKSNAGMIRISKRIIFGRPVILVTKLPWRIISSLPILKLLKEPIEQMFKNFRGEDGQEKSNDESGESKTPKIEEITIPSVTEMAKAGIIFSPVNGGISDISFDVKTFTLYLPVVELDVNTEVYLRNLVAYEACVAAGPLVMARYTELMNGIIDTEEDAKYLRERGIVLNHLKSDKEVADLWNGMSKSVKLTKVPKMDKVVADVNKMYGETWRVKSSKYLKTYVFASWQLLTLLAALFMLFLTTLQAFCSVYVCARVFHQLPEIPGSEGAT